Proteins encoded within one genomic window of Hermetia illucens chromosome 2, iHerIll2.2.curated.20191125, whole genome shotgun sequence:
- the LOC119648708 gene encoding uncharacterized protein LOC119648708 encodes MAKGILIYFVVNILALTARYIFVEADTCDGSGQPFDREANSANCTEFFVCGTTPNVYSTEECHHGTGFNLETKTCSWRTSTGATTCFVQNGPDKCENKPGTILDKMRDQCVPEFTIVELTDGARPDCTLDQTNKNKYGGKFVADPTNCAGYYLCQDGERYKGSCDAKIYNFDPVQQRCTYKENLPCSVEGSSPSTICQGKKAGTFVEDPDICTAYYLCNGGTAGEQHFCKAGLYFDDGKCVSQRPSRCTCEDWSKILSGKFPHAEKNKYWECKDGMRQEKTCMPGTIWSQDDESCVATS; translated from the coding sequence GTATCCTGATTTATTTTGTCGTCAATATTTTGGCGCTTACTGCTAGATATATTTTTGTGGAGGCTGATACATGTGATGGCAGTGGTCAGCCATTCGATCGCGAGGCGAATTCAGCCAACTGCACTGAGTTTTTTGTCTGTGGGACCACACCTAACGTTTATAGTACTGAAGAATGCCATCATGGCACTGGATTCAACCTCGAAACTAAAACTTGCTCGTGGCGGACTAGTACAGGTGCTACAACATGTTTTGTACAAAATGGTCCTGATAAATGTGAGAACAAACCCGGTACAATCTTAGACAAAATGAGGGATCAGTGTGTACCAGAATTCACCATTGTCGAATTAACAGACGGAGCAAGACCAGATTGTACCCTTGAccaaactaacaaaaataaatacgGTGGAAAGTTCGTGGCAGACCCCACAAATTGCGCTGGATATTACCTGTGTCAAGATGGCGAACGTTATAAAGGTTCTTGTGATGCGAAAATCTACAATTTCGACCCAGTCCAACAGCGTTGCACCTATAAAGAGAATTTGCCATGCTCCGTTGAAGGTAGTTCTCCTAGTACCATTTGTCAAGGAAAAAAAGCTGGAACATTTGTTGAAGATCCAGATATATGTACCGCTTACTATCTCTGCAATGGAGGCACAGCTGGAGAGCAGCACTTTTGCAAAGCTGGTTTGTATTTTGACGATGGGAAATGTGTTTCACAACGCCCAAGTCGTTGTACCTGCGAAGATTGGAGTAAAAttctttcgggtaaatttccacaTGCTGAGAAAAATAAATACTGGGAGTGTAAGGATGGCATGCGCCAGGAGAAGACATGTATGCCGGGTACAATTTGGAGCCAGGACGATGAAAGTTGCGTTGCTACATCGTAA